The genomic window tatatatatatggtaatttaataaatataattattatataatataatataatgataatattattcctttaatattatatatatatatatatttaaaatcatactattttattttattatataatttgtataaataataaaacatttttatttattataattttattgatttaatataatatatacagaaaaaaaatataattctataaatatattatattatatatttatatgtatgtataatattttttatgtatgttaaatttctttatatggtatatattaatttgaATATCAACATTTTTTCATCTATCCTTTTTAACGCGTGctattaaataaatataaatatatatatatatatatataatatataattattacataatatatttaaatatatatatatatatatatatatatatatatatataattattacataatatatttaaatatatatattatatatatatataatattatattaaaataaaaatgtggaaatagaaaaataaaaaataatgaggtcaattttaatttttgtacatatcatattattttattttagtactctaaaaaatttatatatattaaaacataTGCTAATAATAGTCTTTCATATGTTAACAAATATTCTTATcattttcttatttttataaataaataaatatatatatatatatattatatatatatataatatatttatttataaatgtgATAAGATTAggtcttttttttatttacatgtaatattatacatatttttatttttttaatattaacataataaaatgaaaaaataaaaaggatatcatattatatatatatatatatttacaaacATGTTGTTATGTTCATTCTATATGAggatataaaattttttttttttgaaaagacatcgatataaataataatatgttgttataattatatatacaaatatgacatatgatatatgatatcttattatatatatatgtcaAGTCCCCCCTCCAGccttcttttttttgcttatataaaaagttGTACAACCGAATcttttacatatattataaagaatacaaaaaagtgatatttattatttcatattatgaatacattataatatatataatatatatattacatatattacatatatgtagtatgtttataatatttattttggAAATACGTCTAATCTATAACCTTTCTTTCCTTTCCTTTTCTTATCTTTTCTCCCCtttcttttccttttttgtcttttaaataattaagtaaaaagaaaaatgagTTTGATACATTCTTCAAAGATAATTATACAATATTAAGacttataatatatatattatataaatatttcatatccaaaaatgtattaatataataagtaaaacaaaaagaataaatcctttcaacatatatatatatatatatacatatgtctatatatttttttttatatttatgtgcAGAACTTAAAGTTCCAAATATCATAACGcagaaaaatataaaaatttgagaaacaaagaaaaagaaaaaataaaggaaTTTGCCTTgattaattaaaaataaaaattataggTATACTTATAAGATATACTCATAAaattacattatataataattcgaaaattataatattttttaatataatttttttctttcaaTTTTCTCTGTAccaataaaaaatataaatcaactattaaatatatatatatatatNNNNNNNNNNNNNNNNNNNNNNNNNNNNNNNNNNNNNNNNNNNNNNNNNNNNNNNNNNNNNNNNNNNNNNNNNNNNNNNNNNNNNNNNNNNNNNNNNNNNNNNNNNNNNNNNNNNNNNNNNNNNNNNNNNNNNNNNNNNNNNNNNNNNNNNNNNNNNNNNNNNNNNNNNNNNNNNNNNNNNNNNNNNNNNNNNNNNNNNNNNNNNNNNNNNNNNNNNNNNNNNNNNNNNNNNNNNNNNNNNNNNNNNNNNNNNNNNNNNNNNNNNNNNNNNNNNNNNNNNNNNNNNNNNNNNNNNNNNNNNNNNNNNNNNNNNNNNNNNNNNNNNNNNNNNNNNNNNNNNNNNNNNNNNNNNNNNNNNNNNNNNNNNNNNNNNNNNNNNNNNNTggtaataaaataaaaaataaataaaaattgtaGTAGAAagatttaataaataaaacattacaataattatcttttctatatatttctacataattatttcatttattataatctaaaaataaattattttcttcataaaaaaaaaaaaaaaaaaaaaaatgaaaacatatttttttaaggTCTTATGCGGTTTCTctttacatttattatatatttaaaattttttttttcttttatctAGCaacattaaatatataaatatattatatatatatatatatatatatttatttatatatgcataccaaaaaaatataggaattataaaatttatatatatttatttatattaatataaattatatatattatatatatatatattttttttctatatattataaatttttctttaattttttataaataatgcttataaatataatatatacataaaaaaaaaataaaaaataaaaaataaaaaaaaaagatgaatgaataaaatgaagaaataaaaaatatataaaaacttaagaaagaaaagaacctttttatattataatatatatgtaagaaaaacattttttttttttttttttttttaaataaattataaattatttttattttgttttattaatttaataatatatatgtatacatatatatatatatatatatatatatatatattttttatatatgtatggaaatgttttcattttctttattctttttttagaaaaaaaaaaaaaattataataaaaaaaggtTGAAATGAGTTTAAATTTCAGTATAGCTAATGTAGTATATGTTAAGAATCTTTCAAGTGATATAACTGAAGAGAATATAAGAGAAAAATTTGGTTCTTGTGATGAAATAATAAGTATTACATTTAAGAAGTAAGTTCATCTTTTTATAtggataatatatacatatatatatatatatatatatatatatatgtaaatgtatatataatgatgatttcattttattttattttatattcttttttttttttttttttctgataagaataataagTTACAAAAGAGAGAGATTGTAAAATGAATGTCAGTTGTTTGTCGTGctttaaaattaatacatacataagcgaataataaatgtgtatatatatatatatatattttttttttttttttttttttttttctcgTTATTTTTTCCCTGTGTGTGgttataatatgttttcATGTATTACTTcgatatatatattaattaattttatatcattGTTGTAGCTTTCCAGGACTTAATCAAAAATATTGTCAAATTGAATTCAAGACATCAGAAGGTATAACAAATGCATCTAGGTTAAATGGAGAAACTCTTTTGAATGTCCCTATGGTTGTGAGTGTCATAGAACCCATAATACATAATACCAATTTGAGTGAATTATCTACAACGGAATgtgataaaaatgtaaatagTTTGTTAGATGTTCGAAACAGTATAACGAATCaggtaaaaaaaaaatatatataaatatatatatataaatatatatatatatatatatatgtgtatatatatatatattttttttaggGTGTACAAACTCTCCTTTTACAAAAACAAGTAATATCTGAACAGAAAAAAAGACTCGTTGATTTTCAAAACtcattaaatgaaaaaaataacaaatttgatgttttttcaaaaattGTGTATATGGAAAATATTCCAGAAAAGGTaaaatttgtatatatatatatatatatatatatatatatatatatatgtatatataccatttatacatttatccatttatacatttatccatttatacatttatccatttatatatttatttatttattatttatttttttttttttttttttgttccCCTTGCTCTAGTACGGTGAAGAAGATATTAAGGGATTTTTTCAAAACATCGGAAATACCACAAGTTATAAATTACAATACAACGAGCAGAAAAAGGTACACACGGCTTTTGTcgaatttaaaaatgaagagCATGCGAAAGCAGCTTTAAATTTAAGTGGAACCAAAGTAGGACTACATGAGATATGTATAAGAGATGCATATAGCTTAATTAATGACAaagatattttaaaaaataatttttcattttatagtaataatacAACGGGTGAGAACAGTAGCAACAATATTGTGAATACTAATACAATTATGAACAGTACAAATAATTTGGcaattataaataatatgaataatattaataataataataaatttttattaacaaCTAATCCAAATGTTAACCAAAAAGTAGAAAAGGTATTAGCTTTAAAAGAAAAGCTAGCTATGAAATTATGTGCCATGTATAACCCTAATATGCTCCTAGTAAATAATTTAGTTCAAGCAACAAAtccatatttatttaatgtaaataatacaGAAAACGCAAACATCCAACAAATTAATTTAGAAACAACTAATTCAATACAAGAAGAAAAACATAATGATACGCAAAATGATAAAActaaaaaagaaaaagaaaaagaaagagataaagaaagagataaagaaagagataaagaaagagataaagataaaaaaaaaaaaaaaaaagataataacTCAATAGATAATAGTTCCTATGATAGATATCCggaaagaaaaaaatcagattatataaaaattaaaaaatataaacataaaaattcAACAAGTAGTAAATATAGTTATTCATCTTACAGTGAAGAAAAAACTTCCTCACGCAATTATTCACGTAGTAATACATCTAgtaataaacataaaagaAATAGTATATCATATGATagaagagaaaaaaaatatttatgtgataaaaataaaaaaagaaaaaggtcatataattatagtAAATCGAATAGTTCATATTCAAATAGTAAGAGTAATTCAAGAAGTTCATATGAATCAGATTATCATCGTTATAAAAGTAGTTATAGACATAGAAAAAGAAGTAAAAGAAAACGTAGTCATAAATATACAACTTCTTCTAGTCCTAGCAATTCATCTTATTCagaaagaagaagaagTAGAAGAGATTCAGAAGTCAACAAACCATGGTGGGTGAAAGAATCAgagaaaatgaaaatgaggcaaaaaatgaaggaaaaaaaaatgcgTGAAATGGCAATTagagaaaaaaatagaagGTAAAAAAGTAATctatatagaaatatatataaatatatatatatgtatgtatgtatgaatgtatatattcctttttcttattctatagaattaattaaattattgaaacagttcttattatattgtaaccacagaatatataaaccgaacgtaattattttttatacacgatgttttttttttcctttttctatggaaaaagaagaatgttaatatatatatatatatatatatatatatatttaatatatatatatattttttttttgatcaatatatttttttttatataattcttatttatttctaatATGATATTTGAATCGTTCATATGAcataatatacatacatacgtatgtttatttatttatttattataatattattttttttttttgtaattttaattttttattcatcacttttttttcattaattaaattgaataaaaacaacattcatttattactattaaaaattttaatatatataccacATGAATCATATTTGAaatttcaaaatataaatatatatatatatatatatatatatatatatatatatgtatatttattcaacACATGCTTATTACTAAGTAGACATATCATCATTTTAATTTGAGAggttattatatataaatatgtttatttaaaagcaaaaaaataaaagaatgaaagaatttaaataaatatacacttataaatattaatatatatatatatatatatatatatatatatatatatatatatatatatatatatgagattaataattttaattcGATAACCTCATATTATGCAATCCTACAATTgccttttttttttcttttttttttttttttgttacaTATACATTGATTTCCCCTgttacataaaaaaaattagaaataTACCATACCCACGAAAAGACAAAATTATTTCGTGATATTTTCATTTCCCTTCTACGTAAAAGGATTAAATTTATAAGTATAATACAAAAAGgagaatatataatcatattaacgaaaaaaagtaaacatattaaaaaaatataaacacacaaaaaaaaaaatatacatatatgtatatatatatatatatatatatatatatatatgtaatacatatttcacttttcattatcattttccATTGCGTATTCCACTGTATACATTCTTGCCATCGACTGAAATCCTTTTATGTCGCCAGATCTTATCAAATTACCAGCATCACAATTTAAGGGACTGTCAGCATTTGGTTcattaaaaagaaaaagtaTAGCACGACATAATGATTGAATAGTCCAAGCTGGACTCCAGTTAGcttttaatatatccaTACATAATTCACCTGAACAATATGAACATGTAcatgtaaatatatgtaatgtACATAACATAAGTTTTACCTGAACAGTTCATGTTTTAgacacaaaaaaaaaagagaaaaatttaaataattaaataattaaaacaTACCAGTAACAAAATTTACATTTGGATGAAAAAATTTGGTAACAAATGTAATTAAAGGTGGATCTATAGGATATGTActtttacattttatatttaatttccATTTTCCTCcctataaaaaaacaacataccatttatatatatatatatatatatatatgtatatgcAAACAGGTTGgtaaaataaacataatacAATCTTATAATGTGTCCTTACTTCATATGGAGAATCTTTGGGTCCCCTTATAACCGCTTGCCACTCATGTAAATTGTATTCActaaaagaatataatcagaaaacatatataatatatatatgtacagctatattttgaaatattatgtatacaACAATAACACAATTATATGTGGAACATAAAAATGGAAGAAacaaatatgtatattaatatgaaaaaaaaataatgtaataatactttttataacatttcCATGATTATACCTGTGTGTAAGGCTAATATCTGgatcattttgttttttagCTTCACGAGATTCTATTAAGAGTCTATTTTTCgtcataattattacacggtattatatataatatgttaaaaataaaatgaaatacataaataaataaatatatatatatatatatatatatatatatattgatgaaaatattaagaCTTTGAATGcgaaaatatatacttaaaatataatattcgTACTTattcaaaagaaaaaaaaaaaataaatacgAATTCAAAAAGGcaaacaaaaaagaaacacacactaattaaattttcttctttttgtagtaaaaatatagcgtataatcttttttattatttttttttttttaattttctacacaaaaaataagtcaatatatatatatataataatatatatttatgtggttaaaaaagaattgtgcacacacaaaaaatgtttataaaaaaagaataaaatatatatggatgtatttatataatattaaaaataatttactTAATTTATACTTGGTATATCTTTAAtgtaaaaattattaattctcattccatatatttttatatatattttttttttttttttatgtgtCCTTTTTACATGCCTcctttatataaatatatatatatatatatatatatatatacattttatttatttattctttaatttatataattcatatttttcatatagaaagttatgaaaaaaaaaaaaaaaaaaaaaaaaaaaaaaaatttataaaataaaaaaaaaataatttttttttttttaaaaaaaattaaaataaaaaaaaaaaaaataaaaataaaaaaaaaaNNNNNNNNNNNNNNNNNNNNNNNNNNNNNNNNNNNNNNNNNNNNNNNNNNNNNNNNNNNNNNNNNNNNNNNNNNNNNNNNNNNNNNNNNNNNNNNNNNNNNNNNNNNNNNNNNNNNNNNNNNNNNNNNNNNNNNNNNNNNNNNNNNNNNNNNNNNNNNNNNNNNNNNNNNNNNNNNNNNNNNNNNNNNNNNNNNNNNNNNNNNNNNNNNNNNNNNNNNNNNNNNNNNNNNNNNNNNNNNNNNNNNNNNNNNNNNNNNNNNNNNNNNNNNNNNNNNNNNNNNNNNNNNNNNNNNNNNNNNNNNNNNNNNNNNNNNNNNNNNNNNNNNNNNNNNNNNNNNNNNNNNNNNNNNNNNNNNNNNNNNNNNNNNNNNNNNNNNNNNNNNNNNNNNNNNNNNNNNNNtttatatatattttttttttttttttattttttttttttaaattcctcttttttataaataattatatttatatatatttttttttatttttttttttttttttttttaatttatataattaatatttttcatataaaaaattataaaaaaaaaaaaaaaaaaaaaaaaaaaaaaaaacttgcaatataaatgaaaagtCATTGTTTTTACTTTGTACAACATTTCAATTTAagaacaatatatatatatatatatataataatatttacatatatttaatatagGTTTTATTGATTATTTGTTGTTTCCCCCTTTTAAagcaaatatatatttaataaatattataaaaaaaggatatacatatatataaatatattattatataaaaatgaattttgaattaaaagaaaaatattataaaaatatgattcTTCAGAGGgataaagaagaaaatgaaagaTTTAAACATGCCATGAAATTccaaaaaaattttattaatattgaaaaagatttaactaaaaataaagaattatttaaattgaaggaagaaataaaaagttataaacaaaaaatagATACACTGcaatatgaaaataattatttaaaaaataaaattcgttattatgaaaataaatttaaaatttttaaaaacgaaatacaaataaaaaataaaaacataagTTATTTAATATCTGAAAATGATGTAATAAATAGATTATACCAGCAAATATCACAACATATATTTCAGAAAGTTTAaagttttatttattaaattttttttttttttttttttttttttctttggatgaaatattttcttctagTTCATTGCGacaatttttatattattatatgtatattttatatgtttataataaatatgtacaatttttttatataaatgtacatttgtttttattataatgaagttgaatatatatattatatatatatggtattttatgtataatacaatgaaatatttatgatgcatttatattatatatatataaaatcatacgaaaaaaaaaaatttatattatttttaatttttaagatttcattattattttttcggttcctttttttatattcattgTTTTAAATGTTTCCAGAttcactttttttttttataatattatatatatatattatttttattatttgcAATGTTTTAGTTAATTCATGCATGTAaagttttatttatatataaatatgaaataatgtaaaatatacatgctttttataaaatctTATGAATATATGAAGAATACACTCTTTCtctaaaaataaataactcatattttaatatatatattattaattacTACATGTTAATTAAAcgaaatattaaaatggttattaaatataaacataatataaaataaataaatataatatattatatatatatatatatatatatatatatatatattattgtataataatgtgtattctattatttttccctataaattatcaatatccttttttatattttcaagTGTTTTATAAGAATTTTCAATTATTTCTCCATTCATCtgaaaggaaaaaatatatatatatatatataatatatatatttaatatatatgtcgtattataaatataattaaaatattattttaaaattaacaTTTTTTCCTATATAGTCCTCTGTTTTTTTAATAGATTtctttacattttttaattgcattgctgtttttaaaaataaaaaaaaaagaagaattGTTAGATTGAATATAGAAAgtaaatgaaaaaaaattataaatatatacaaaaagattcattatatctatatattttgtttaaccaatattttgaaagttttgtttcatttcatctttttctttGTATAGTATATTTGCTTCTTCATCGACTGAACTTATTAAATCTTCAATTTTGGAACTGAACGGAtcaatataatttttttccaattcattcttatttttctttaaaaaatattcaaaaaggaataataaaaaaaaaaaaaaaaaaaaaaaaaaaaaaaaaaaaaaatctagctattttctttaaatttACATGAACGGttcagaaaaaaaaaaaataaaataaaataaaatgaaataattcTTACACACctttaacaaaaaattaaggTTATCATTATAAACATCTTCTACTAGTTTACTGCAAAAggtttataataattaatatgttatatatgtatacacAAGAAACAAtcaaatttattatttttcttcattattttttatgatttcttaatataagaaatatatagtttttttcttttttttttggacATTTACTTGATTCCATTTAATgataaatttttatcattttcaaAAATAGCTATATCCATCATATACAGCAAAACAAcaataacaaaaaaaaaaaaaaaaaaaaaaaaaaaaaaaaaaaaaaaaaaaaaaaaaaaaaaaaaaaaaaaaaataaaaatcaaaaaaagaataattaaaaataaaaaaaaaaaaaaaaaaaaaatttatgaataaaaaaattaaaaaaataaataaaaaaaaaaaagaaataaaaaaaaaaaaaNNNNNNNNNNNNNNNNNNNNNNNNNNNNNNNNNNNNNNNNNNNNNNNNNNNNNNNNNNNNNNNNNNNNNNNNNNNNNNNNNNNNNNNNNNNNNNNNNNNNNNNNNNNNNNNNNNNNNNNNNNNNNNNNNNNNNNNNNNNNNNNNNNNNNNNNNNNNNNNNNNNNNNNNNNNNNNNNNNNNNNNNNNNNNNNNNNNNNNNNNNNNNNNNNNNNNNNNNNNNNNNNNNNNNNNNNNNNNNNNNNNNNNNNNNNNNNNNNNNNNNNNNNNNNNNNNNNNNNNNNNNNNNNNNNNNNNNNNNNNNNNNNNNNNNNNNNNNNNNNNNNNNNNNNNNNNNNNNNNNNNNNNNNNNNNNNNNNNNNNNNNNNNNNNNNNNNNNNNNNNNNNNNNNNNNNNNNNNNNNttaatcataaaaaataataatatttaaataatataaaaaaagaaataaacaaaaaaaaaagaaaaaaaaaaaaaaaaaaaaaaaaaaaaaaaaaaaaaaaaaaaattataaatagTTATAAAtacttaaatatatgaCACACTTCTGTTCCACTTAAggattatttaaatttaacaaaaaagaaagaagaAAGTTTGTGTATTACAAAATTAAAcaaattaattaaaattaaataggaatgtatatatgtaggtataaatataaatatatacatatatacatatatatatatatatatatatatatatacaaacGTATGCAAATATATGGGGAAACAAATTTGATAAAGACTACAGAAAAGTAGTATACATATGTTAATACAAACgcaaaaaaaaacacatacgctaaaaaaaaaaagaaaatatataaatatataaatatatatatatatatatatatatataatgaattaaGAATGGAAATTAATTTCAACAAATTGAAtgttaattataatattcatatatttatatatatttttttttcttcttccCATTTCACATGacatgaaaaaaaatcaaaatttCAAAAATTCAAAATTTCAAAAAGTCAAAATTTCAAAAGATAGATTTAAAGGAAAAAGATAATTTCGTATTAATTGAATTAAAAGGTATAACAAAAgcaaaagaaaaaagtaataagaagaaagggaatagaaaaaaatgtaatcTTACTAGTAATgcaataaaaaaatacattcCCAAATAATACATTACTCAgtagatatataaatatatatatatatatatatatatataatacaagttatcataataattcGTATGGggtaatatatatatatatatatatatatataataaatagtaaaaaatgaaaaaattaacttttattattttaattttttggAACTATGAAAAATATCATGGATTTCaggaaaatattaataaaatatatggataactaattaaataattaaatgCAATAATAAGGGAACAGAATAGAACAGTAGAAACGAAAAAGATTAGTTTGTCcatttaattaaaataaataatatttgtataagTGAAATGTTATACTCATTACATTAATCTAGATTTTGTATAGGatacttttatatatcgatcttttaaataaaaattatgtagATCCATTAATGCCTTCGTTGcctataaaaaaaaaaaaaaaaaattatacatacatacatatatatatatatatatatatatatatatatatatatacatatacccatattaatatttatatataatccaaattttattttgttccCTCCTTGTTTTTCCGTTATATTACCATATCTTCCGTATTCATTTCTACAATAATAGAGAGGTGTCTTTTCCCTTCCTTGACAGGAAGAAATTGcaatttgtttatatttccATATTTGTTAAATAAATTCATTACACAATCTTCATTAACATTTTCATTAAGAtttgatataaataaacattttGTTGGTCTGCATGCGGCCTTGATATATTTCCCCTGATCTGAcaactaaaaaaaaaaaaaaaaaaaaaaatgcgCAAACATCGATTttcatatgaataatatatatatgtggcatattatatatatatatatatatatatatatatatattctttaatatatttgtctcaatttattattttttttttttatcatacCACATATCGTTGGTCATAATTACTAAATATTTTAGTATTGTGAGattcattattttgttgTCTTTGAGAAACTctta from Plasmodium reichenowi strain SY57 chromosome 6, whole genome shotgun sequence includes these protein-coding regions:
- a CDS encoding ubiquitin-conjugating enzyme E2, putative, producing the protein MTKNRLLIESREAKKQNDPDISLTHSEYNLHEWQAVIRGPKDSPYEGGKWKLNIKCKSTYPIDPPLITFVTKFFHPNVNFVTGELCMDILKANWSPAWTIQSLCRAILFLFNEPNADSPLNCDAGNLIRSGDIKGFQSMARMYTVEYAMENDNEK
- a CDS encoding hypothetical protein (conserved Plasmodium protein, unknown function) translates to MMDIAIFENDKNLSLNGINKLVEDVYNDNLNFLLKKNKNELEKNYIDPFSSKIEDLISSVDEEANILYKEKDEMKQNFQNIAMQLKNVKKSIKKTEDYIGKNMNGEIIENSYKTLENIKKDIDNL
- a CDS encoding RNA-binding protein, putative: MSLNFSIANVVYVKNLSSDITEENIREKFGSCDEIISITFKNFPGLNQKYCQIEFKTSEGITNASRLNGETLLNVPMVVSVIEPIIHNTNLSELSTTECDKNVNSLLDVRNSITNQGVQTLLLQKQVISEQKKRLVDFQNSLNEKNNKFDVFSKIVYMENIPEKYGEEDIKGFFQNIGNTTSYKLQYNEQKKVHTAFVEFKNEEHAKAALNLSGTKVGLHEICIRDAYSLINDKDILKNNFSFYSNNTTGENSSNNIVNTNTIMNSTNNLAIINNMNNINNNNKFLLTTNPNVNQKVEKVLALKEKLAMKLCAMYNPNMLLVNNLVQATNPYLFNVNNTENANIQQINLETTNSIQEEKHNDTQNDKTKKEKEKERDKERDKERDKERDKDKKKKKKDNNSIDNSSYDRYPERKKSDYIKIKKYKHKNSTSSKYSYSSYSEEKTSSRNYSRSNTSSNKHKRNSISYDRREKKYLCDKNKKRKRSYNYSKSNSSYSNSKSNSRSSYESDYHRYKSSYRHRKRSKRKRSHKYTTSSSPSNSSYSERRRSRRDSEVNKPWWVKESEKMKMRQKMKEKKMREMAIREKNRR
- a CDS encoding hypothetical protein (conserved Plasmodium protein, unknown function), which translates into the protein MNFELKEKYYKNMILQRDKEENERFKHAMKFQKNFINIEKDLTKNKELFKLKEEIKSYKQKIDTLQYENNYLKNKIRYYENKFKIFKNEIQIKNKNISYLISENDVINRLYQQISQHIFQKV